The proteins below are encoded in one region of Rana temporaria chromosome 2, aRanTem1.1, whole genome shotgun sequence:
- the APOF gene encoding apolipoprotein F, with protein sequence MEQAFGFVFFLMLSPYVYSKPLNTHALQNVFITSKSLDGHGHDLPLNNFSWAKGNQSCASLRKECMNYLDLLHPSSSQFIKPSLILGLMKVGCLLESDQFYIDLLKDKDTREIYELLDEQMKTYIHHRNTQKPVLEFEILKFNLDSLLPTALHPPHQKCSGFHQKQNIFLNGLNLGVHKTVQEAKMHCDYLGLSCAGISLNAERYYTVSRNGGYIMPQKGTRVWLHHCNAAYRRKRSSAPECISEKELRVHKVMKWIPVVNGWYNAGSAIYYATQGCSEVAEDRAVEASLDLGYDAVVAATGGATSVVSVGVGVAVKPAIKSGVKKAISYFKSESQ encoded by the coding sequence ATGGAACAAGCATTTGGTTTTGTATTCTTTCTGATGTTAAGTCCATATGTATACAGCAAGCCACTTAACACACATGCCTTGCAAAACGTATTCATAACATCTAAATCACTGGATGGACATGGTCACGATCTTCCTCTTAACAATTTTTCATGGGCAAAAGGGAATCAGTCTTGTGCCAGCCTCCGAAAAGAATGTATGAATTACCTTGACTTGCTTCACCCATCTTCATCACAGTTCATCAAACCATCACTGATACTGGGCTTGATGAAGGTTGGCTGCTTGCTAGAAAGTGACCAATTCTATATTGATTTACTCAAGGATAAAGACACAAGAGAGATATATGAATTGCTTGATGAACAGATGAAGACCTATATTCACCATCGCAATACTCAAAAACCTGTTCTAGAATTTGAAATACTAAAATTCAACCTGGACTCTCTTCTACCGACAGCACTTCATCCACCTCACCAGAAGTGTTCTGGTTTCCATCAGAAACAAAATATCTTCCTGAATGGATTAAACTTGGGAGTGCATAAAACCGTGCAGGAGGCAAAAATGCACTGTGACTATCTAGGATTATCTTGTGCTGGTATTTCTTTAAATGCTGAAAGATATTATACTGTGTCACGAAATGGTGGATATATTATGCCTCAGAAGGGAACAAGAGTGTGGCTGCATCACTGCAATGCTGCCTATAGGCGAAAGCGTTCATCTGCTCCTGAGTGCATTAGTGAGAAGGAATTGCGTGTTCATAAAGTGATGAAATGGATTCCAGTGGTCAATGGTTGGTACAATGCTGGTAGTGCCATTTATTATGCCACACAGGGCTGTTCTGAAGTAGCAGAAGATCGTGCAGTTGAAGCTTCTCTAGATCTAGGCTATGATGCTGTGGTAGCTGCCACTGGTGGTGCTACTAGTGTTGTCAGTGTTGGTGTAGGTGTCGCTGTAAAGCCTGCAATAAAATCTGGTGTGAAAAAAGCCATAAGCTATTTTAAAAGCGAGTCACAATAA